The Brassica oleracea var. oleracea cultivar TO1000 chromosome C6, BOL, whole genome shotgun sequence genome includes a region encoding these proteins:
- the LOC106301086 gene encoding F-box/kelch-repeat protein At1g74510: MLETPNYLVSRDLPSSCAEEIKSIYNAHYMLQLYLKKRLLDNDDTHGQQGGGDQQSSPVTLLDQNALLNCLAHCSLSDFKSIASTSKTFRSLIKDSELYRLRRAKGIVEHWIYFSCRLLEWEAYDPNGDRWLRVPKMTFNECFMCSDKESLAVGTELLVFGKEITSHVIYKYSILTNTWTSGMQMNTPRCLFGSASLGEVAVIAGGCDPSGRILSSAEVYNSETGEWTVIPSMNKARKMCSSVFMDGNYYVIGGIGEGNSEMLMCGEVYDLKKMTWSLIPNMLPERSNGGGGGGGGQGKETSSSSAMAASAAPPLVAVVKDELYAASYEQQEVRRYDKGCNVWNKVGNLPERASSMNGWGMAFRACGDKLVVVGGPRTLGGGFVEINACVPRDGESLYWRVLASKPSGSFVYNCAVMGC, encoded by the coding sequence ATGTTAGAGACTCCGAACTATCTCGTCTCAAGAGACTTACCATCTTCATGTGCGGAAGAGATCAAGTCGATATATAACGCACACTACATGCTTCAGCTTTACTTGAAGAAGCGCTTGTTAGACAATGATGATACTCATGGTCAGCAAGGTGGTGGTGATCAGCAGAGTTCACCAGTAACATTACTCGACCAAAACGCGCTTCTCAACTGCTTAGCTCACTGCTCCTTATCAGATTTCAAATCCATCGCCTCAACGAGCAAAACCTTCCGCTCGCTCATCAAGGACAGCGAGCTGTACAGGCTGAGACGAGCGAAGGGCATCGTGGAGCATTGGATCTACTTCTCCTGCAGGCTCCTTGAATGGGAAGCATATGATCCAAACGGAGACAGATGGCTACGTGTACCCAAAATGACGTTCAACGAATGTTTCATGTGTTCTGACAAAGAATCTCTCGCTGTCGGCACAGAGCTTCTCGTCTTCGGTAAAGAGATTACGTCTCATGTGATATACAAGTACAGCATCTTGACCAACACGTGGACGTCTGGGATGCAGATGAACACTCCTAGGTGCTTGTTTGGATCAGCGAGTCTAGGCGAGGTGGCGGTTATAGCCGGAGGATGTGACCCGAGTGGGAGGATACTGAGCTCCGCGGAGGTTTATAACTCGGAGACAGGGGAGTGGACTGTCATACCGAGCATGAACAAGGCGAGGAAGATGTGTTCGAGCGTGTTCATGGACGGGAACTATTACGTTATTGGAGGGATCGGAGAGGGAAACTCTGAGATGCTTATGTGTGGTGAAGTGTATGATTTAAAGAAGATGACGTGGAGTTTGATACCTAATATGTTACCGGAGAGAAGCAACGGAGGAGGAGGAGGAGGAGGAGGTCAGGGAAAGGAGACTTCCTCCTCCTCCGCAATGGCGGCTTCAGCTGCGCCGCCGCTTGTAGCGGTTGTGAAAGATGAGCTTTATGCTGCGAGCTATGAGCAGCAGGAGGTGAGGAGATATGATAAAGGGTGTAACGTGTGGAATAAAGTTGGGAACTTGCCGGAGAGAGCTTCTTCGATGAACGGTTGGGGGATGGCGTTTAGGGCTTGTGGGGATAAGTTGGTGGTGGTTGGAGGGCCTAGGACACTGGGAGGAGGGTTTGTAGAGATCAATGCTTGTGTCCCAAGGGATGGTGAGTCTCTATATTGGAGAGTTCTTGCTTCAAAGCCATCAGGAAGCTTTGTGTATAATTGTGCAGTTATGGGATGTTGA
- the LOC106301089 gene encoding HVA22-like protein a — MGSGAGNFIKVLLRNFDVLAGPVVSLVYPLHASVRAIETQSHADDKQWLTYWVLYSLLTLFELTFAKLIEWVPIWSYAKLILTCWLVIPYFSGAAYVYEHFVRPVFVNPQSINIWYVPKKMDIFRKPDDMLTAAEKYIAENGPDAFQKILSRSDKSKR, encoded by the exons ATGGGATCTGGAGCTGGAAATTTCATCAAGGTTCTTTTGAGGAACTTTGATGTTCTTGCTGG GCCTGTTGTTAGTCTCGTTTATCCACT ACATGCTTCAGTCAGAGCAATTGAAACTCAGTCTCACGCTGATGACAAACAATGGCTCACTTACTGGGTCCTTTACTCCTTACTTACACTCTTCGAGCTCACATTCGCCAAACTCATCGAATG GGTACCGATATGGTCATATGCCAAGCTGATCTTGACTTGCTGGCTAGTGATTCCATACTTCAGCGGCGCTGCTTATGTCTACGAACACTTTGTGAGACCTGTGTTTGTTAACCCACAGAGCATTAACATTTGGTATGTGCCGAAGAAGATGGATATCTTCAGAAAGCCAGATGATATGCTAACAGCTGCTGAGAAGTACATTGCAGAGAATGGACCTGATGCTTTCCAGAAGATCTTAAGCCGA TCTGATAAATCAAAAAGATAA
- the LOC106301088 gene encoding uncharacterized protein LOC106301088 isoform X3, which yields MATATTSSTRSKNWRTVVLFWTISLTIFYSLFQMGLRNSPSTSSSSSSSSSDPIVTYAEQSTRLYDKMERDLQENGPMFLEQGETSQSLSLSDLFTLKDGVISPVLKVANPPVRANVLHLSTDYSVPVSEVVKSVFSPYFENTIWYQDSNMYHFSMFHASHHIVPVPATEDEVEAEAAAVKAVANKLCPLEIVLDRVLLTSTGVLLGCWKVNSGDDPITIRSKLRSVLPRAPEKQLYDAAILHTSLARLLGPPISPTEQAGSGDHLQVLHELVTKLNNQIRGFKALVSELWYVEEFDLLALALGGRMKVYHTIILVSLSSS from the exons ATGGCGACAGCGACGACGTCTTCAACTAGGTCAAAGAACTGGAGAACCGTTGTGTTATTCTGGACAATCTCTCTCACTATCTTCTACTCTCTCTTCCAAATGGGTCTCCGAAACTCACCATCCACTTCATCGTCGTCATCATCATCATCATCAG ATCCTATTGTCACCTATGCGGAACAAAGCACGAGGCTGTATGATAAAATGGAACGGGATTTACAGGAAAATGGTCCGATGTTCCTTGAACAAGGCGAGACATCTCAGTCATTGTCACTTTCAGATCTCTTCACACTCAAGGATGGAGTTATATCACCTGTCCTGAAG GTTGCAAACCCGCCTGTGCGAGCTAATGTGTTACATCTCAGCACAGATTACTCTGTCCCTGTCTC GGAAGTCGTGAAGAGTGTGTTCAGCCCTTACTTTGAAAACA CCATCTGGTATCAAGACTCTAACATGTACCACTTCAGCATGTTCCATGCGTCTCATCACATTGTCCCTGTTCCAGCTACCGAAGATGAG GTTGAAGCAGAAGCAGCTGCTGTTAAAGCAGTTGCTAACAAGCTCTGCCCTTTGGAGATTGTATTGGATAGAGTTCTCTTAACCTCAACAGGTGTTCTTCTTGGATGCTGGAAG GTTAATTCTGGAGATGATCCTATAACCATTCGTTCAAAACTAAGATCCGTGCTTCCACGTGCACCGGAGAAGCAACTT TACGATGCGGCAATTCTCCATACATCATTAGCAAGGCTGCTTGGTCCTCCTATATCTCCAACTGAG CAGGCTGGTTCTGGCGACCATCTCCAGGTTCTTCACGAACTGGTCACAAAGCTAAACAACCAAATCCGAGGGTTCAAG GCATTAGTATCAGAGCTATGGTATGTAGAAGAGTTCGATCTTCTGGCGCTTGCTTTGGGAGGGAGAATGAAG GTCTATCACACAATTATTCTCGTCTCTCTTTCTTCATCTTGA
- the LOC106301088 gene encoding uncharacterized protein LOC106301088 isoform X4, with the protein MATATTSSTRSKNWRTVVLFWTISLTIFYSLFQMGLRNSPSTSSSSSSSSSDPIVTYAEQSTRLYDKMERDLQENGPMFLEQGETSQSLSLSDLFTLKDGVISPVLKVANPPVRANVLHLSTDYSVPVSEVVKSVFSPYFENTIWYQDSNMYHFSMFHASHHIVPVPATEDEVEAEAAAVKAVANKLCPLEIVLDRVLLTSTGVLLGCWKVNSGDDPITIRSKLRSVLPRAPEKQLYDAAILHTSLARLLGPPISPTEAGSGDHLQVLHELVTKLNNQIRGFKALVSELWYVEEFDLLALALGGRMKVYHTIILVSLSSS; encoded by the exons ATGGCGACAGCGACGACGTCTTCAACTAGGTCAAAGAACTGGAGAACCGTTGTGTTATTCTGGACAATCTCTCTCACTATCTTCTACTCTCTCTTCCAAATGGGTCTCCGAAACTCACCATCCACTTCATCGTCGTCATCATCATCATCATCAG ATCCTATTGTCACCTATGCGGAACAAAGCACGAGGCTGTATGATAAAATGGAACGGGATTTACAGGAAAATGGTCCGATGTTCCTTGAACAAGGCGAGACATCTCAGTCATTGTCACTTTCAGATCTCTTCACACTCAAGGATGGAGTTATATCACCTGTCCTGAAG GTTGCAAACCCGCCTGTGCGAGCTAATGTGTTACATCTCAGCACAGATTACTCTGTCCCTGTCTC GGAAGTCGTGAAGAGTGTGTTCAGCCCTTACTTTGAAAACA CCATCTGGTATCAAGACTCTAACATGTACCACTTCAGCATGTTCCATGCGTCTCATCACATTGTCCCTGTTCCAGCTACCGAAGATGAG GTTGAAGCAGAAGCAGCTGCTGTTAAAGCAGTTGCTAACAAGCTCTGCCCTTTGGAGATTGTATTGGATAGAGTTCTCTTAACCTCAACAGGTGTTCTTCTTGGATGCTGGAAG GTTAATTCTGGAGATGATCCTATAACCATTCGTTCAAAACTAAGATCCGTGCTTCCACGTGCACCGGAGAAGCAACTT TACGATGCGGCAATTCTCCATACATCATTAGCAAGGCTGCTTGGTCCTCCTATATCTCCAACTGAG GCTGGTTCTGGCGACCATCTCCAGGTTCTTCACGAACTGGTCACAAAGCTAAACAACCAAATCCGAGGGTTCAAG GCATTAGTATCAGAGCTATGGTATGTAGAAGAGTTCGATCTTCTGGCGCTTGCTTTGGGAGGGAGAATGAAG GTCTATCACACAATTATTCTCGTCTCTCTTTCTTCATCTTGA
- the LOC106301088 gene encoding uncharacterized protein LOC106301088 isoform X1, producing MATATTSSTRSKNWRTVVLFWTISLTIFYSLFQMGLRNSPSTSSSSSSSSSDPIVTYAEQSTRLYDKMERDLQENGPMFLEQGETSQSLSLSDLFTLKDGVISPVLKFTCVYRLQTRLCELMCYISAQITLSLSREEVVKSVFSPYFENTIWYQDSNMYHFSMFHASHHIVPVPATEDEVEAEAAAVKAVANKLCPLEIVLDRVLLTSTGVLLGCWKVNSGDDPITIRSKLRSVLPRAPEKQLYDAAILHTSLARLLGPPISPTEQAGSGDHLQVLHELVTKLNNQIRGFKALVSELWYVEEFDLLALALGGRMKVRSFPLGCSKS from the exons ATGGCGACAGCGACGACGTCTTCAACTAGGTCAAAGAACTGGAGAACCGTTGTGTTATTCTGGACAATCTCTCTCACTATCTTCTACTCTCTCTTCCAAATGGGTCTCCGAAACTCACCATCCACTTCATCGTCGTCATCATCATCATCATCAG ATCCTATTGTCACCTATGCGGAACAAAGCACGAGGCTGTATGATAAAATGGAACGGGATTTACAGGAAAATGGTCCGATGTTCCTTGAACAAGGCGAGACATCTCAGTCATTGTCACTTTCAGATCTCTTCACACTCAAGGATGGAGTTATATCACCTGTCCTGAAG TTTACTTGTGTGTATAGGTTGCAAACCCGCCTGTGCGAGCTAATGTGTTACATCTCAGCACAGATTACTCTGTCCCTGTCTCGTGA GGAAGTCGTGAAGAGTGTGTTCAGCCCTTACTTTGAAAACA CCATCTGGTATCAAGACTCTAACATGTACCACTTCAGCATGTTCCATGCGTCTCATCACATTGTCCCTGTTCCAGCTACCGAAGATGAG GTTGAAGCAGAAGCAGCTGCTGTTAAAGCAGTTGCTAACAAGCTCTGCCCTTTGGAGATTGTATTGGATAGAGTTCTCTTAACCTCAACAGGTGTTCTTCTTGGATGCTGGAAG GTTAATTCTGGAGATGATCCTATAACCATTCGTTCAAAACTAAGATCCGTGCTTCCACGTGCACCGGAGAAGCAACTT TACGATGCGGCAATTCTCCATACATCATTAGCAAGGCTGCTTGGTCCTCCTATATCTCCAACTGAG CAGGCTGGTTCTGGCGACCATCTCCAGGTTCTTCACGAACTGGTCACAAAGCTAAACAACCAAATCCGAGGGTTCAAG GCATTAGTATCAGAGCTATGGTATGTAGAAGAGTTCGATCTTCTGGCGCTTGCTTTGGGAGGGAGAATGAAGGTTCGATCGTTTCCACTTGGCTGCTCAAAGAGCTAA
- the LOC106301088 gene encoding uncharacterized protein LOC106301088 isoform X2, with product MATATTSSTRSKNWRTVVLFWTISLTIFYSLFQMGLRNSPSTSSSSSSSSSDPIVTYAEQSTRLYDKMERDLQENGPMFLEQGETSQSLSLSDLFTLKDGVISPVLKFTCVYRLQTRLCELMCYISAQITLSLSREEVVKSVFSPYFENTIWYQDSNMYHFSMFHASHHIVPVPATEDEVEAEAAAVKAVANKLCPLEIVLDRVLLTSTGVLLGCWKVNSGDDPITIRSKLRSVLPRAPEKQLYDAAILHTSLARLLGPPISPTEAGSGDHLQVLHELVTKLNNQIRGFKALVSELWYVEEFDLLALALGGRMKVRSFPLGCSKS from the exons ATGGCGACAGCGACGACGTCTTCAACTAGGTCAAAGAACTGGAGAACCGTTGTGTTATTCTGGACAATCTCTCTCACTATCTTCTACTCTCTCTTCCAAATGGGTCTCCGAAACTCACCATCCACTTCATCGTCGTCATCATCATCATCATCAG ATCCTATTGTCACCTATGCGGAACAAAGCACGAGGCTGTATGATAAAATGGAACGGGATTTACAGGAAAATGGTCCGATGTTCCTTGAACAAGGCGAGACATCTCAGTCATTGTCACTTTCAGATCTCTTCACACTCAAGGATGGAGTTATATCACCTGTCCTGAAG TTTACTTGTGTGTATAGGTTGCAAACCCGCCTGTGCGAGCTAATGTGTTACATCTCAGCACAGATTACTCTGTCCCTGTCTCGTGA GGAAGTCGTGAAGAGTGTGTTCAGCCCTTACTTTGAAAACA CCATCTGGTATCAAGACTCTAACATGTACCACTTCAGCATGTTCCATGCGTCTCATCACATTGTCCCTGTTCCAGCTACCGAAGATGAG GTTGAAGCAGAAGCAGCTGCTGTTAAAGCAGTTGCTAACAAGCTCTGCCCTTTGGAGATTGTATTGGATAGAGTTCTCTTAACCTCAACAGGTGTTCTTCTTGGATGCTGGAAG GTTAATTCTGGAGATGATCCTATAACCATTCGTTCAAAACTAAGATCCGTGCTTCCACGTGCACCGGAGAAGCAACTT TACGATGCGGCAATTCTCCATACATCATTAGCAAGGCTGCTTGGTCCTCCTATATCTCCAACTGAG GCTGGTTCTGGCGACCATCTCCAGGTTCTTCACGAACTGGTCACAAAGCTAAACAACCAAATCCGAGGGTTCAAG GCATTAGTATCAGAGCTATGGTATGTAGAAGAGTTCGATCTTCTGGCGCTTGCTTTGGGAGGGAGAATGAAGGTTCGATCGTTTCCACTTGGCTGCTCAAAGAGCTAA
- the LOC106300399 gene encoding putative pentatricopeptide repeat-containing protein At1g74580, producing the protein MNPPPLLPRHVAAVIKCQRDPMKALQIFNSMKKEETFKHTLSTYRSVIEKLGLFGKFDAMEQVLVDLRRNIGNHMLEGVYVGVMKSYGKKGRVQEAVNVFERMDFYDCEPTVFSYNAIMSVLVDGGYFDQAHKVYMRMRDRGITPDVYSFTIRMKSFCKTGRPHAALRLLGNMSSQGCEVSAVAYCTVVGGFFEESLKVEAFELFRKMLGANVSLCVSAFNKVVHVLCKKGDVEECEKLLEKVIKRGVLPNLFTYNFYILGLCQRGELDAAVRTVGCLIENGPKPDVVTYNNLICGLCKSAKFQEAEFYLGKMVNQGLEPDGFTYNTLIAGYCKSGTVQLAEKILGNAVFNGFAPDEFTYRSLIEGLCHEGETNRALALFNEALGKGIKPNVILYNTLIKGLSKHGLILEAAQLATEMSEKGLVPEVQTFNILVNGLCKMGCVNDAAGLVKVMISKGYFPDVFTFNILIHGYSAELKIEKALEMLDVMIDNGVVPDVYTYNSLLNGLCKTSKYEDVMETYKTMVEKGCGPNVFTFNILLESLCRYKKLDEALGLLEEMKRKSVEPDAVTFGTLIDGFCKNGDLDGAYKLLRKMEEVYEVSSSTATYNIIIRAYTEKLNVAMAEKLFREMVGRCLVPDGYTYRVMVDGYCKTGNVELGYRFLMRMMEDGFVPSLTTLGRVINCLCVEDRVYEAAGIIHRMVQKGVVPEAVNTIFDFDKREVAAPKLVLEDLLKKGCITYYAYELLFDGLRDKRLRKKKGFTVVAI; encoded by the coding sequence ATGAACCCTCCGCCTCTGCTTCCACGTCACGTAGCCGCGGTTATAAAATGCCAGAGGGATCCAATGAAAGCGTTACAGATCTTCAACTCGATGAAAAAGGAGGAAACTTTCAAGCACACTCTATCCACCTACCGCAGCGTGATCGAAAAGCTCGGCCTTTTCGGTAAATTCGACGCCATGGAGCAGGTTTTAGTGGATCTGCGGCGGAACATCGGCAACCATATGCTCGAAGGTGTCTACGTCGGTGTGATGAAAAGCTACGGTAAGAAAGGGAGAGTTCAAGAAGCTGTTAACGTCTTCGAAAGGATGGATTTTTATGACTGCGAGCCGACTGTTTTCTCTTACAACGCTATCATGAGTGTGTTGGTTGACGGTGGGTACTTTGATCAGGCTCACAAGGTGTATATGAGGATGAGGGACAGAGGGATAACGCCTGATGTGTACTCGTTTACGATTAGGATGAAGTCGTTTTGTAAAACCGGTAGGCCTCACGCTGCGTTGAGGCTTCTTGGTAACATGTCTTCTCAGGGGTGTGAGGTGAGTGCGGTTGCGTATTGCACGGTGGTTGGTGGGTTTTTTGAGGAGAGTTTGAAGGTGGAGGCGTTTGAGCTGTTTAGGAAGATGCTTGGAGCAAATGTTTCTCTTTGCGTTAGTGCGTTTAATAAGGTTGTGCACGTTCTTTGCAAGAAGGGAGATGTTGAGGAGTGTGAGAAGCTGTTGGAGAAAGTTATTAAAAGAGGCGTGTTACCGAATCTGTTTACTTATAATTTTTATATTCTGGGGCTTTGTCAGAGAGGTGAGCTTGATGCTGCTGTTCGTACGGTGGGTTGTCTGATAGAGAATGGACCAAAGCCTGATGTTGTCACGTATAACAATCTAATATGTGGTTTATGCAAGAGTGCTAAGTTTCAGGAGGCGGAGTTTTACTTAGGGAAGATGGTGAACCAAGGGCTTGAGCCTGATGGTTTTACCTATAACACGTTAATAGCTGGCTATTGTAAAAGTGGAACGGTGCAGCTTGCGGAAAAGATTCTAGGTAACGCTGTTTTCAACGGGTTTGCGCCTGATGAGTTTACATACCGCTCATTGATTGAAGGACTGTGCCACGAAGGCGAAACGAACCGTGCTTTAGCCTTGTTTAACGAGGCCTTGGGGAAGGGAATAAAGCCTAATGTGATTCTTTACAACACGCTGATCAAAGGGTTGTCTAAGCATGGTTTGATCCTGGAGGCTGCTCAGTTAGCGACTGAAATGTCTGAGAAGGGTTTGGTCCCCGAGGTGCAGACTTTTAACATACTGGTGAATGGATTGTGCAAGATGGGATGCGTTAATGATGCTGCTGGTCTTGTGAAAGTCATGATCTCCAAAGGGTACTTTCCTGACGTTTTCACGTTCAATATCTTGATTCATGGTTACTCTGCAGAGCTGAAAATTGAAAAGGCGCTTGAGATGTTGGATGTTATGATAGACAATGGCGTTGTTCCTGACGTGTATACTTACAACTCTTTGTTGAATGGTCTCTGCAAGACGTCTAAGTACGAAGACGTGATGGAGACGTATAAAACGATGGTGGAGAAAGGTTGTGGTCCTAACGTATTCACGTTTAATATACTTCTGGAGAGTCTGTGCAGATACAAGAAACTAGATGAAGCCTTGGGGTTGCTTGAGGAAATGAAAAGGAAAAGTGTGGAGCCAGATGCTGTTACGTTTGGAACTTTAATCGACGGGTTCTGCAAAAACGGAGACTTGGATGGAGCATACAAGTTGTTACGGAAGATGGAAGAGGTTTATGAGGTTTCAAGCTCAACGGCGACGTATAACATCATCATCCGTGCTTACACTGAGAAGTTAAATGTTGCTATGGCCGAAAAGCTTTTCCGAGAGATGGTTGGTCGTTGTCTTGTGCCTGATGGATACACGTACCGGGTTATGGTTGATGGTTATTGCAAAACGGGGAATGTTGAGTTGGGGTACAGGTTTTTGATGAGGATGATGGAAGATGGGTTTGTTCCATCGCTCACAACGCTTGGGCGTGTGATAAACTGTCTTTGCGTGGAGGATAGAGTTTATGAGGCTGCTGGTATTATCCATCGGATGGTTCAGAAAGGGGTGGTACCTGAGGCTGTGAATACTATTTTTGATTTTGACAAAAGGGAGGTGGCTGCTCCTAAGCTTGTCTTGGAGGATCTGTTGAAGAAGGGGTGTATTACGTATTATGCTTATGAGCTTCTCTTTGATGGCCTTAGAGATAAAAGGCTACGCAAGAAAAAGGGTTTCACAGTTGTAGCCATATGA
- the LOC106300400 gene encoding glutathione S-transferase U10: MEEKKSKVILHGMWASTYSKRVEIALKLKGISYEYVEEDLKNKTESLIQLNPVLKKIPLLVHDGKPVADTQVILDYIDETWKNSPRFYPEDPYERAQVRFWVSYINQQVFEVMGRVMLQEGEAQAKSVEEARERFRVLEEGLKKHFPNKTIRGNDDVGLLDIIIIASFGVYKAVHEAIGVEIIDPVNTPTLYNWIEQLQQLPVIKEVEVPHDRLVTFLQKCRQEHLQQAANA; encoded by the exons ATGGAGGAAAAGAAGAGCAAAGTGATACTACATGGGATGTGGGCAAGCACATACTCCAAGAGGGTCGAGATCGCCCTTAAACTCAAGGGTATATCCTACGAGTACGTTGAAGAAGATCTAAAGAACAAGACAGAGTCTCTGATTCAACTCAACCCTGTTCTCAAGAAGATTCCTCTTCTTGTCCATGATGGTAAGCCAGTGGCTGATACACAAGTGATTCTTGACTACATCGATGAAACGTGGAAGAACTCTCCTCGTTTCTACCCGGAGGATCCTTATGAAAGGGCCCAGGTTCGGTTCTGGGTCAGCTACATAAACCAGCAG GTGTTTGAGGTCATGGGTCGAGTGATGCTGCAAGAGGGTGAAGCTCAAGCAAAGTCTGTGGAAGAGGCTAGAGAGAGATTCAGAGTTCTTGAAGAGGGACTCAAGAAACACTTCCCCAATAAAACCATCAGAGGGAATGATGATGTAGGGCTTTTGGACATCATTATCATCGCTAGTTTTGGAGTCTACAAAGCTGTTCATGAAGCAATAGGTGTAGAGATAATCGATCCAGTGAACACTCCAACTTTATACAACTGGATAGAGCAGCTGCAACAGCTGCCTGTGATCAAAGAAGTCGAAGTGCCACATGATAGGTTGGTGACCTTTCTCCAGAAGTGTAGACAAGAGCATCTCCAGCAGGCTGCAAACGCCTAA